The Bacteroidia bacterium genomic interval ATTTGACTAAGCGATAGCTGCTTCTTTCGCAGCCAGCCATCTTTCTGCATCCAGGGCAGCCATACAACCGGTTCCGGCAGCAGTTACTGCCTGACGATATACATTATCAGCAGCATCTCCAGAAACAAATACACCTTCGATATTGGTGAGAGAAGTCCCGGGCTTATTGATGATATATCCAGCTTCATCCATATCCAACTGTCCTTCAAAAATCTCGGTGCTAGGTTTATGACCAATTGCTACGAAGAAAGCTCCAACAGGAATTACAGATTCTTCCTGCGTTTGATTATTGATTACATGAACTGCTTCTACTTTTTCCTCTCCACTCAAATCTCTGGCTTCTGTATTCCAGTAAATCTCGATATTCTCGGCAGCTTTTACCCTTGCCTGCATAATCTTGGAAGCTCGCATTTCGTCTCTTCTCACCATCATATGAACTTTCGAACACACTTTGGAAAGATAAAGTGCTTCTTCAGCAGCCGTATCTCCAGCACCTACGATCGCAACCTCCTGACCCCGGAAGAAATATCCATCACAAACAGCACAGGCACTTACGCCTCTGTTCATATAGCGCTCTTCGGCATCTATACCCAGCCATTTGGCTGATGCACCGGTAGAAATAATGACCGCATCGGCTGTGTACTCATCTCCTCCATCGGTTACGAGTTTTTTAGGATTTGCATGCAAATCAACCTTCACGATATTCTCATACTTCATACGGGTTCCAAAGCGATCTGCCTGCTTTCTGAAATCTTCCATCATCTCAGGTCCCATAATACCCGTAGGATATCCGGGATAGTTCTCAACATCATTGGTGATCATTAACTGTCCACCTGGTTGCAAACCGCTAAACATCAAAGGATGCAGTTCTGCCCGTGAGGCATAGATAGCTGCAGTGTATCCGGCAGGGCCAGATCCAATGATGATCACTTTTTCATGCTTGTTTTCTCCGTTTTCAGTACTCATTATGCTCCTTTATATAAATTAGTATCGGCTACAAAGGTACAACAATTTTAAAATAAAAATGTCCGCTGGCTTACCAGTTCAGAGGCAGAAATACAGGACAGCTAGACGCTCTTTACAGGAATCTTATTGATCCAATACGTCTCAAGTGTATAAGGAATATTGAAGAGTTGTACCAACTCCTGTGGTTCAAGAATCAAACTCGAAACCGTGACACTATATCCCCCTTTCAAACGGAGATTGAGGTAATTGATTTTGTAGGGAAAAAGGAGGCTTAGGCGAATGGTGCAGTTTTCAATCTGGCTTTCGTGAAACAAGATATTCTTTCCGCTCTCCGGCTTTTCATATTTGATCAGTCCATGTTTTGCATCTACTTCTATGCGCGTATCCTGTTCCTTCTGCAAACATTTGAAATAGTAATAAATGCCCGGGAGATAAAAGGGCCCAAAAATGGCGAGGAGGCAAAAGAATATTTGCGCAACCAGGTGATTATCCCAAATCAAAAAAGAGGCAAAACCGGCTATAGTAAAAGCCAGCAAACTCCAGCCAATTACTTTAAATGGCAGGACAAATAGTTCTTTTTCTTTACTATAGATATCATAATAGGCAACATGCGGTTCCAGATAGTCACTTGCTTTATTTCTGGGTTGCTTGTTGGGTTGTTGATCAGCAAGGTCAGTTAAAATATTAAACATATTGAAGCCCGAGTATAAACTGCCTAGCTGCAATTTATGCTAAACAAAAAGGGGTGCATAACGCTTTATGAAGTCAAGCTTACAAGGACAATGCAAAAAATATGCTAACTCATTTCGTTAATGATATAAAGCATAAATATCATTACTGAAAGGTTCTTTTTCCATTCAGAACGGCTTGAGTTGAGCCCTAAATAGAAAGGAGGCTTTGCTTTAAGGCCAAATAAAAGAGGAGCAAAATTGGGAAGGGCTTTTCAATTTGCGTATCCTTGGGCAGCCAAAGGTGAAAAACACAAGAATATTCATCAGGACTATGTGGCAATTTGTAAAAAAAAGTATCCAGTTCCTTTACAGCCTATATGCCTTCTTTGTGTTTTTTAGCACGGGTATAATTACTCTTTTATATTATGTAATCATCTCCCCTCTACCGAATAATAAACGCTTGAGGGCTGTATATGCATTTAATAGAGTTTGGATGAAAACCTGGGGCTATCTCACCGGTTTCATTTTTGAGATCAATGACCATGATCATATACAAAGGGATGAAGTCTACGTCATCATGGCTAATCATGTCAATATTCTTGACATCTTCACCATGGCCTCTCATATTCAGCATCCCTTTATGCCGCTTGCCAAAAAGGAGGTTTATCGTATTCCAATCCTGGGGCAATTGGTTGCCTTGAATGCCATTCCCGTGGACAGATCAAGTCCGGAAAGTCGGGCTGAGAGCATGAGAAATATGGTACAGAAAATGGAAGACGGGACCTCTATCCTTATTTTCCCGGAAGGCACTCGAAATCGAAGCGGCAAACCTCTGAAAAAGTTTTATGACGGTGGCTTTCGCTTGGCTATTGAATCTCAAAAACCCCTCATTCCAACAATCATCCTTAATACCCGGAATCTTCAACCCGTAAAATCGGTATTTCTTCGACCTGGCAGGATCAGGGTGGATTTTCTTTCCCCAATACCCACAAAGGGATTGACACAAGATGATCTACCAGCATTTAAAGAGCGCGTAAGAAAACTCATGTATGAGCATATCGTAAAAGAAGATAAATCTTTTAAAGATTTTTCACCTTCTGAAACGGATTAACGATATTTACAACCATGGAAAAGATGATTAAAGACCTTTTCGGAGCTCTTTATACCGCCTACGGCATTCTGGTATTTATCCTTCCTATGCCCCTCGTCCTGCTTTTCCATATTTATGCAAGCATTCTACCCGAAAAGAAACGCCTCGTACGCATTTACAAAGCGCATAGCTACTGGATTCGATTCTGGACATTTGTTATAGGGACAGAATTTATTTTGGAGAATGAAGAGAAAGTTGATCCCCAGAAATCATACGTCTTCGTTGGGAATCATGTCAATATGCTGGATGTCGCAATGGTAGGCTCGATGTTGTTTCATCCATGGAAACCCCTCACGAAAAAAGAAATCAAGGACATTCCTTTACTGGGTTGGTTGATAGGGAATATATCTATTGTGGTAGATCGTAGAAGTCCCCAAAGCCGAAGCAATAGCTTGCTGGATATGGTAGATCATCTGAAAAAAGGAATATCCATTCTCATTTTCCCTGAAGGAAGTCGAAACCGTAAAGATATTCCCCTCAGTAAGT includes:
- the trxB gene encoding thioredoxin-disulfide reductase translates to MSTENGENKHEKVIIIGSGPAGYTAAIYASRAELHPLMFSGLQPGGQLMITNDVENYPGYPTGIMGPEMMEDFRKQADRFGTRMKYENIVKVDLHANPKKLVTDGGDEYTADAVIISTGASAKWLGIDAEERYMNRGVSACAVCDGYFFRGQEVAIVGAGDTAAEEALYLSKVCSKVHMMVRRDEMRASKIMQARVKAAENIEIYWNTEARDLSGEEKVEAVHVINNQTQEESVIPVGAFFVAIGHKPSTEIFEGQLDMDEAGYIINKPGTSLTNIEGVFVSGDAADNVYRQAVTAAGTGCMAALDAERWLAAKEAAIA
- a CDS encoding lysophospholipid acyltransferase family protein; translation: MEKMIKDLFGALYTAYGILVFILPMPLVLLFHIYASILPEKKRLVRIYKAHSYWIRFWTFVIGTEFILENEEKVDPQKSYVFVGNHVNMLDVAMVGSMLFHPWKPLTKKEIKDIPLLGWLIGNISIVVDRRSPQSRSNSLLDMVDHLKKGISILIFPEGSRNRKDIPLSKFYPGAFKTAIEAQAPILPLVIYNTRKLKPVNEFRLYPGKGYVRLLDPISTEGKTLEDLEDLMKEVHEIMERQILELDDTFQTDAGISLAT
- a CDS encoding lysophospholipid acyltransferase family protein — its product is MKTWGYLTGFIFEINDHDHIQRDEVYVIMANHVNILDIFTMASHIQHPFMPLAKKEVYRIPILGQLVALNAIPVDRSSPESRAESMRNMVQKMEDGTSILIFPEGTRNRSGKPLKKFYDGGFRLAIESQKPLIPTIILNTRNLQPVKSVFLRPGRIRVDFLSPIPTKGLTQDDLPAFKERVRKLMYEHIVKEDKSFKDFSPSETD